The Chitinivibrionia bacterium genome has a window encoding:
- a CDS encoding DUF3791 domain-containing protein, which produces MSKLSFNLFCIEKYADKKNMPSNEVYKLFENNGILQMLNEDYEILHGYGFEYITNDIEKILERKR; this is translated from the coding sequence ATGAGTAAACTTTCTTTTAATCTTTTTTGTATAGAAAAATACGCCGACAAAAAAAATATGCCAAGCAACGAAGTGTATAAGTTGTTTGAAAACAACGGCATATTACAAATGCTGAACGAAGATTATGAAATTTTACACGGCTATGGATTTGAATACATAACAAACGACATTGAAAAAATTTTGGAGAGAAAACGATGA
- a CDS encoding DUF3990 domain-containing protein, with amino-acid sequence MKLYHGGTDIVEAPRIIFNEQGRDFGFGFYTTDIYEQALKWAKRQGRIREKQAILNVYEFDENKATKDLVSKKFSDYSVEWLKLVVNCRSNPQFRHDFDIVFGKIADDDVGETVQAVVDGLMPMDFALQRLTFMPANNQYAFCTEKSLNYIRFCGFEELR; translated from the coding sequence ATGAAACTTTACCACGGCGGAACAGATATAGTAGAAGCGCCGAGAATTATTTTTAACGAGCAAGGCAGAGATTTCGGTTTTGGGTTTTATACTACCGATATTTATGAACAAGCGTTAAAATGGGCAAAGCGGCAAGGCAGAATTCGCGAAAAACAAGCGATACTAAACGTGTATGAATTCGACGAAAACAAAGCAACAAAAGATTTGGTTTCAAAAAAATTCAGCGATTATTCCGTCGAATGGCTTAAACTTGTAGTAAATTGCAGGTCAAACCCACAGTTTAGGCACGATTTTGATATTGTTTTCGGAAAAATTGCCGACGATGATGTCGGTGAAACAGTTCAGGCGGTAGTGGACGGACTTATGCCTATGGATTTCGCCCTGCAAAGACTAACTTTTATGCCGGCAAACAATCAATATGCTTTCTGCACAGAAAAATCTCTTAACTATATTCGTTTTTGCGGATTTGAGGAATTGAGGTAA
- the pheS gene encoding phenylalanine--tRNA ligase subunit alpha — MLEQLENLKKEFDLQLAAAADKNAVLNIKAQYIGKTGKVSEVLADIRDASIEVKKSVGAKSNEIKAEMSQNIDDKLQQFETDEINKSLAENWVDITLTDSKKDLGLNAAGYHPVSIVQREIEDVFISMGFEILDGPHIEDDYHNFEALNIPATHPARDMQDTFWFADMKHLLRTHTSAVQVRGMETRKPPFKFVAPGKVFRCEATDASHESAFHQFEGMMVAENVSVANLIYFMKTLLSEIFKKDVEVRLRPGFFPFVEPGFELDIRCLNCGGKGCSVCKQSGWLELLPCGMVHPNVLKYGGIDTEKYNGFAFGLGLDRLVMMRYKIDDIRHIHGGDLRFAKQFAEF, encoded by the coding sequence ATGCTTGAACAACTTGAAAATTTAAAGAAAGAATTTGACTTGCAACTTGCGGCGGCGGCGGACAAAAACGCTGTGTTGAACATAAAGGCGCAATATATCGGAAAAACGGGAAAAGTAAGCGAAGTTTTGGCGGATATTAGGGACGCGTCTATCGAAGTTAAAAAGAGCGTGGGGGCGAAATCCAATGAAATTAAAGCCGAAATGAGCCAAAATATTGATGACAAATTACAGCAGTTTGAAACCGATGAAATCAACAAATCTCTTGCCGAAAATTGGGTGGACATAACGCTTACCGACAGCAAAAAAGACTTGGGGCTGAACGCGGCGGGCTACCATCCTGTAAGCATTGTCCAAAGAGAAATAGAAGACGTGTTTATTTCAATGGGCTTTGAAATCTTGGACGGACCGCACATCGAAGACGATTATCATAATTTTGAGGCGCTCAATATTCCCGCAACCCACCCTGCGCGCGATATGCAGGACACTTTTTGGTTTGCGGATATGAAACATCTGCTTCGCACGCACACATCTGCCGTTCAGGTGCGCGGAATGGAAACGAGAAAGCCGCCGTTTAAGTTTGTTGCGCCCGGAAAAGTCTTTAGATGCGAGGCGACGGACGCGTCTCACGAAAGCGCGTTTCATCAGTTTGAAGGAATGATGGTCGCCGAAAATGTTAGCGTGGCAAATCTTATTTATTTTATGAAAACGCTTTTGTCCGAAATTTTCAAAAAAGACGTCGAAGTTCGTTTGCGCCCCGGATTTTTTCCGTTCGTTGAGCCGGGATTTGAGTTGGATATTCGTTGCTTAAATTGCGGCGGAAAAGGCTGTTCCGTCTGCAAACAATCGGGCTGGCTCGAACTTTTGCCCTGCGGAATGGTGCATCCGAACGTCCTTAAATACGGCGGAATTGATACTGAAAAATATAACGGATTTGCGTTTGGATTAGGTTTAGACCGCCTCGTAATGATGCGCTACAAAATAGACGACATCCGACATATTCACGGCGGAGATTTGCGCTTTGCCAAGCAATTTGCGGAGTTTTAA
- the ilvC gene encoding ketol-acid reductoisomerase: MGQNYFNCIPFSKKVQELGKCRFMDSNEFNGVEKLKGKKIVIVGCGAQGLNQGLNLRDSGLEVAYALRKEAIESKRQSFKNANDNGFKVGTYEELIPTADLVANLTPDKQHTPVVSAVMPLMKNGATLLYSHGFNIVEEGMQVRKDITVIMVAPKSPGSEVREEYKRGFGVPTLVAVHPENDPNGDGFEIAKAYCCGTGGDRAGVLESSFVAEVKSDLMGEQTILCGMLQTGSILAYDKMIKNGIDASYASTLVQYGWETITEALKHGGITNMMDRLNNPAKIRAFELSEDIKEILTPLFQKHMDDILDGDFSRIMMEDWAAGDKNLLKWREETTQTAFEKSTGKAKDSIKEQEYFDCGVFMVAMVKAGVELAFETMVNAGILEESAYYESLHETPLIANTIARKKLYEMNVVISDTAEYGNYLFSHAAVPLLKNFVDKLPADVIGKPIAGTDNGVDNKELIEVNNHIRNHLIEHVGEELRGYMTAMKAIV; this comes from the coding sequence GTGGGACAAAATTATTTTAACTGTATCCCGTTCAGCAAAAAAGTGCAGGAATTGGGAAAATGCAGATTTATGGATTCAAACGAATTTAATGGAGTTGAGAAACTTAAAGGCAAAAAAATCGTGATTGTCGGTTGCGGCGCGCAAGGACTTAATCAAGGTTTGAATTTACGCGACAGCGGGCTCGAGGTTGCATACGCATTGCGTAAAGAAGCAATCGAAAGCAAGCGCCAGAGCTTCAAAAACGCAAACGATAACGGCTTTAAGGTCGGCACTTACGAAGAACTTATTCCGACTGCGGATTTGGTGGCAAACCTTACGCCCGATAAACAACATACACCCGTTGTAAGCGCGGTTATGCCTTTAATGAAAAACGGCGCAACACTGCTTTATTCTCACGGTTTCAACATTGTTGAAGAAGGAATGCAGGTTCGCAAAGATATTACAGTTATTATGGTAGCGCCCAAAAGCCCCGGTTCGGAAGTTCGCGAAGAATATAAACGCGGCTTCGGCGTTCCAACGCTTGTTGCCGTTCACCCCGAAAACGACCCCAACGGCGACGGTTTTGAAATCGCAAAAGCGTATTGTTGCGGCACAGGCGGCGACAGAGCGGGCGTTTTGGAAAGTTCGTTTGTCGCGGAAGTAAAGAGCGACCTTATGGGCGAGCAGACAATTTTGTGCGGAATGTTGCAAACAGGCTCAATTTTGGCTTACGATAAAATGATTAAAAACGGCATTGACGCGTCTTACGCTTCAACGCTTGTTCAATACGGCTGGGAAACAATTACCGAGGCGCTCAAACACGGCGGAATTACCAATATGATGGACAGATTGAACAACCCCGCAAAAATCCGCGCGTTCGAACTTTCCGAAGACATTAAAGAAATATTGACCCCGCTTTTCCAAAAGCACATGGACGACATTCTTGACGGCGATTTCTCTCGCATTATGATGGAAGACTGGGCTGCAGGCGACAAAAATCTGCTTAAATGGCGCGAAGAAACAACTCAGACCGCATTTGAGAAATCAACAGGCAAAGCAAAAGACAGCATTAAAGAGCAAGAATATTTTGATTGCGGCGTATTTATGGTCGCGATGGTAAAAGCAGGCGTTGAATTGGCGTTTGAAACAATGGTAAACGCAGGAATTTTGGAAGAATCGGCATATTACGAGTCGCTTCACGAGACCCCGCTGATTGCAAACACGATTGCACGCAAAAAACTCTACGAAATGAACGTTGTAATTTCGGACACCGCCGAATACGGCAACTATTTGTTCAGCCACGCGGCAGTTCCGCTTCTTAAAAATTTTGTGGATAAACTTCCCGCCGACGTTATCGGAAAACCGATTGCCGGAACTGACAACGGCGTTGATAACAAAGAGTTGATTGAGGTAAACAACCACATTCGCAACCACCTTATAGAGCACGTAGGTGAAGAACTTCGCGGCTATATGACGGCGATGAAGGCGATTGTGTAA
- the coaE gene encoding dephospho-CoA kinase (Dephospho-CoA kinase (CoaE) performs the final step in coenzyme A biosynthesis.) — protein MIIGVSGYTGSGKSTVAEYLCKKYPHISLIDADKAARKLMLENTRLISDVGNGFDVVENGAINFGKLGSIVFENVENIKKLNSITFPYIIPEIKNLLKSTQAAIIDAPLLPLVLSQISECKFAIWVESDIEKRVERLQKRTGLDACTIKNRIQKQIQLMPSPLPEPVEGNIWKIVENNSTVEDLFGKIDKISLK, from the coding sequence ATGATTATCGGAGTTTCGGGATACACAGGAAGCGGAAAAAGTACGGTTGCGGAATATCTATGCAAAAAATATCCGCATATTTCTCTGATTGACGCCGACAAAGCCGCACGAAAACTTATGCTCGAAAACACTCGACTGATTTCTGATGTCGGCAATGGCTTTGACGTTGTCGAAAACGGGGCGATAAATTTTGGCAAACTCGGTAGCATAGTTTTTGAAAACGTCGAAAATATAAAGAAACTTAATTCGATAACCTTTCCTTATATTATACCCGAAATAAAAAATTTGCTCAAATCAACGCAGGCGGCAATAATTGACGCTCCGCTTTTGCCGCTTGTTTTATCGCAGATAAGTGAGTGCAAATTTGCAATTTGGGTAGAAAGCGACATCGAAAAAAGAGTGGAAAGATTGCAAAAACGAACAGGGCTTGACGCCTGCACAATCAAAAACCGTATTCAAAAACAAATCCAACTTATGCCGTCCCCGTTGCCTGAGCCTGTCGAAGGCAATATCTGGAAAATAGTCGAAAATAACTCGACTGTTGAGGACTTATTTGGCAAAATCGACAAAATTTCTTTAAAATAG
- a CDS encoding transglycosylase SLT domain-containing protein — protein MRNILLGVLIFVLWVWLWLERHEATKDEEYDFVMSDHVHIDLDSIKSRGRLVALTRFNANSFFIYRGRPMGYEYELLRLFTREIGVELEMRIPSTHDSLFILLEQGEGDLIAANLPITREKSRHILFSEPHNTTRQVLIQRLPDNHRFMNARQMREHLISDPIELIGRTITVQENSAHHRRLQNLSDEIGGEIYLHLSPLEQEDLIGMVSRGETEFTVADENLALLNRAYHGNIDVSVAVSFPHRLGWAFRHSSPELKEAVDNWLENIRRRPIFNIIYNRYYNNPQMYARRRSSDFFVLQTGAISPYDSLFQANEFPPLMPWSLLAAIAYQESRFNNAAVSWMGARGIMQLMPGTARDMGFPNVETLTPAQNIRAGAMYLQWLYNHFWRDMTDTTEMIKFMLASYNAGPGSVRDAQRLARSLGLNPNVWDGNVAEAILKLSNPRYFYRPYIRHGFVRGYEPFNYVRDIMARWRMYEEVLEAVATRRAAAEGAVATTNEPKNAENYGENEEDDYDEE, from the coding sequence ATGCGAAACATACTTTTAGGCGTTTTGATTTTTGTCTTGTGGGTCTGGCTTTGGCTTGAACGACACGAAGCGACAAAGGACGAAGAGTATGATTTCGTAATGTCCGACCACGTTCATATTGACTTGGACAGCATCAAAAGCCGCGGGAGATTAGTTGCACTTACACGTTTCAATGCGAACAGTTTCTTCATTTACAGAGGACGACCTATGGGATATGAATATGAACTGTTGCGACTTTTCACTCGAGAAATCGGCGTTGAACTCGAAATGAGAATACCATCAACTCACGATTCGCTTTTTATATTGCTGGAACAAGGAGAAGGCGACTTAATTGCCGCTAATTTGCCTATAACCCGCGAAAAAAGCAGGCACATTCTGTTTTCGGAGCCGCACAACACAACACGGCAGGTTTTAATTCAGCGATTGCCCGACAACCACAGATTTATGAACGCAAGACAAATGCGGGAACATCTTATTTCTGACCCTATCGAGCTAATCGGAAGAACAATAACAGTCCAAGAAAACAGCGCCCATCACAGACGTTTGCAAAATTTGTCGGACGAAATAGGCGGTGAAATTTACTTGCACCTCTCCCCTCTCGAGCAAGAAGATTTAATTGGAATGGTAAGCCGCGGCGAAACAGAATTTACAGTAGCCGATGAAAACTTGGCTCTTTTGAACAGAGCTTATCACGGAAACATAGACGTTTCGGTTGCGGTAAGTTTTCCGCATCGGCTCGGTTGGGCATTTAGGCACAGCAGTCCCGAACTTAAAGAAGCGGTCGATAATTGGTTGGAAAATATCAGAAGAAGACCGATTTTCAATATAATATATAACAGATATTACAATAATCCGCAGATGTATGCAAGGCGACGCTCAAGCGACTTTTTTGTATTGCAAACAGGAGCGATTTCGCCATACGATTCGCTTTTTCAGGCAAACGAATTTCCGCCGCTTATGCCGTGGTCTCTGCTTGCGGCAATTGCGTATCAGGAGTCGCGTTTCAACAACGCCGCCGTATCTTGGATGGGCGCTCGCGGAATAATGCAACTTATGCCGGGCACTGCCAGAGATATGGGATTTCCGAATGTCGAAACGCTTACCCCCGCCCAAAACATACGCGCAGGAGCAATGTATTTGCAGTGGCTTTACAACCATTTTTGGCGCGATATGACAGACACCACAGAAATGATAAAATTTATGCTCGCCTCATACAATGCAGGACCGGGAAGCGTCAGAGACGCACAACGCCTTGCGAGGAGTTTAGGCTTAAATCCCAACGTTTGGGACGGCAATGTGGCAGAGGCAATACTGAAACTTTCCAATCCGCGATATTTTTATCGCCCATACATCAGGCACGGTTTTGTTAGAGGATACGAGCCTTTCAATTATGTTCGCGACATAATGGCGCGTTGGCGGATGTATGAGGAAGTACTGGAAGCTGTTGCAACAAGAAGAGCCGCCGCAGAAGGAGCAGTCGCAACTACCAACGAACCAAAAAATGCCGAAAACTACGGGGAAAACGAAGAAGACGATTACGATGAAGAATAA
- a CDS encoding glycine hydroxymethyltransferase has translation MNALKEYLSSESAQNLDAGAVAYIANLEKTAQVCPEIAKATVNELEFQRTRLKLIASENYCSLSTQLTMGNLLTDKYAEGFPFSRFYEGCDNIDTIENIACEKAKELFGAEHAFVQPHSGADANMVAFWGILQAKIVVPESEKLPIKNPLAMSHEDWDSIRVKLGNQKLLGLDLAAGGHLTHGYRLNISGRMFDAYSYGVSEKDGLLDYDDIEKKAMEIKPLILLAGYSAYPRKINFKKFREIADKVGAVLMVDMAHFAGLVAGKVFTGEYDPVKWADVITTTTHKTLRGPRGGMVMCKKEFAEYMDKGCPLVLGGPLAHVMAAKAVAFTEALKPEFRQYAQGVVANSAALAQACKEEGMEIVSGGTDNHLFLIDAQKSFGLTGRQAAGALFECGITLNKNSIPFDKENALITSGLRAGTAAVSTLGMGESEMKEIAKLFSLILKNTKAGIVDKGANAGKPSKITYIIDEKVKADAKQKVETLLSKFVLYPELDLEFLKKHFG, from the coding sequence ATGAACGCACTCAAAGAGTATCTTTCATCTGAAAGCGCACAAAATTTGGACGCGGGAGCGGTTGCGTATATCGCCAACCTCGAAAAAACAGCTCAGGTTTGCCCCGAAATCGCAAAGGCGACCGTAAATGAATTGGAATTTCAAAGAACGCGCCTTAAATTGATTGCAAGCGAAAACTACTGTTCGCTTTCCACGCAACTTACAATGGGCAACCTTTTGACCGACAAATACGCCGAGGGTTTCCCTTTTTCGCGTTTTTACGAGGGCTGCGACAACATCGACACCATCGAAAATATTGCTTGCGAAAAAGCGAAAGAATTGTTTGGCGCAGAGCACGCTTTTGTTCAGCCTCATAGCGGCGCGGACGCTAATATGGTGGCGTTTTGGGGAATTTTGCAGGCGAAAATCGTCGTTCCCGAATCGGAAAAATTACCAATTAAAAATCCTCTTGCAATGTCGCACGAAGACTGGGACAGTATTCGCGTAAAATTGGGCAATCAAAAACTTTTAGGTCTCGATTTGGCGGCTGGCGGACACCTTACGCACGGTTATCGCTTAAATATTTCGGGAAGAATGTTTGACGCGTATTCTTACGGCGTAAGCGAAAAAGACGGACTTTTGGACTACGACGACATCGAAAAAAAGGCTATGGAAATAAAGCCGTTGATTTTGCTTGCGGGATATTCTGCTTATCCGCGAAAAATTAACTTCAAAAAATTCCGCGAAATCGCCGATAAAGTCGGTGCGGTGCTTATGGTCGATATGGCGCACTTTGCAGGACTTGTTGCAGGAAAAGTGTTTACAGGCGAATACGACCCCGTAAAATGGGCGGACGTTATAACGACTACAACTCACAAAACGCTCAGAGGTCCTCGCGGCGGAATGGTAATGTGCAAAAAAGAATTTGCGGAATATATGGATAAGGGTTGCCCGCTTGTTTTAGGAGGACCGCTCGCGCACGTTATGGCGGCAAAAGCGGTAGCGTTTACCGAAGCGTTAAAACCGGAATTCAGGCAATACGCGCAAGGAGTTGTCGCCAATTCGGCGGCTTTGGCGCAGGCGTGCAAAGAAGAGGGAATGGAAATCGTATCAGGTGGAACAGATAACCATTTATTCTTGATTGACGCGCAAAAATCATTCGGACTAACAGGACGTCAAGCGGCAGGCGCGCTTTTTGAATGTGGAATAACGCTCAACAAAAACTCAATTCCGTTCGACAAAGAAAACGCGCTTATAACAAGCGGACTTCGCGCAGGAACAGCAGCTGTTTCAACGCTCGGAATGGGTGAAAGTGAAATGAAAGAAATTGCAAAACTTTTCTCGCTTATTCTCAAAAACACAAAGGCAGGCATTGTAGATAAAGGCGCAAATGCAGGAAAACCAAGCAAAATAACATACATAATTGACGAAAAAGTAAAGGCGGACGCAAAACAAAAAGTGGAAACGCTTTTGAGTAAATTTGTGCTTTATCCCGAACTTGATTTGGAATTTTTGAAGAAGCATTTTGGGTAA